From Panicum hallii strain FIL2 chromosome 2, PHallii_v3.1, whole genome shotgun sequence, a single genomic window includes:
- the LOC112882832 gene encoding cytochrome b561, DM13 and DOMON domain-containing protein At5g54830-like, which yields MAADPPLLALLAGALLAAALAAPAAGAASCPHTNLTANFSADLTMLQHQLRGTVRLAANGTCALELSRFDLLAASPSARFWATDGPSMADLAAGRAFSPLPLNRTFRNASLELPFARPLPRLLALYDPDTSSDFGHVFLPNGTASELDTSAAAATERAPTMFDNCIPLSGTETYRLRWTLNASAGTVEIGLEAAIGSEYYMAFGWADPKANAPAMIHADVVVAGFTEEGTPFAEDYYISDYTECTLGKDDSPVSGVCPDKVYEDGKNDSVLVYGHRRDGVSFVRYVRKLDSDDTKYDVPVGATDEMEVLWATGKLRPPDTLRQHYLPQNHGGPKDTTYGFVRLNLSETVDNCLGPLDADNKEDQERIIADRKTPLLVTSAPAVRYPNPPNPDKVIYINKKEAPLLKVERGVPVKFSVQAGHDVALYITSDPIGGNATLRNKTEVIYAGGPDAHGVLATPKELVWLPDRNTPDLVYYQSLYEQKMGWKVQVVDGGLSDMYNNSVFLDDQQVTLFWSLSADSISIAARGEKKSGYLAIGFGSGMVNSYTYVAWIGNDGVGRVKTYWIDGKSAAGIHPTSENITFVRCKSENGIITFEFTRPLKPSCSGKVECKNIIDPTTPLKVVWAMGASWSGDDLTDNNMHSVTSSRPIRVLFLRGSAEAEQDLRPVLAVHGFMMFVAWGILLPGGIMAARYLKSLKGDGWYQIHVYLQYSGIAIMFLGVLFAAAELRGFFVSSAHVKFGVLALLLAVLQPLNAKFRPSKPANGEVPSRNRILWEYLHVITGRSAIVVGIVALFTGMKHLGHRYDSENVEELTWALMLWVLSVIVIVLCLEYKEVKRRSSDRSVRGHWVLGNTEEDDSVDLLHPDGTARNSESSSSGVMEVQLEPLNR from the coding sequence ATGGCGGCCGATCCCCCCCTGCTCGCGCTCCTCGCGGGCGCGCTGCTGGCCGCGGCGCTCGCCGCCCCGGCCGCGGGGGCCGCGTCGTGCCCGCACACCAACCTGACGGCCAACTTCTCCGCCGACCTCACCATGCTCCagcaccagctccgcggcacgGTGCGCCTGGCTGCCAACGGCACCTGCGCGCTCGAGCTCTCCCGCTTCGACCTCCTcgccgcctccccctccgcgcGCTTCTGGGCCACCGACGGCCCTTCCATggccgacctcgccgccggccgcgccttcTCGCCGCTCCCGCTCAACCGCACCTTCCGGAACGCCTCCCTCGAGCTCCCCTTCGCGCGCCCGCTCCCGCGCCTCCTCGCGCTCTACGACCCCGACACCTCCTCCGACTTCGGGCACGTCTTCCTCCCCAACGGCACCGCCTCCGAGCTcgacacctccgccgccgctgccaccgAGCGGGCGCCCACCATGTTCGACAACTGCATCCCCCTCTCGGGGACGGAGACCTACCGCCTCCGCTGGACGCTCAACGCCTCCGCCGGCACAGTCGAGATCGGCCTCGAGGCGGCCATCGGCTCCGAGTACTACATGGCATTCGGGTGGGCGGACCCCAAGGCCAACGCCCCCGCCATGATCCACGCCGATGTAGTTGTCGCCGGCTTCACAGAGGAAGGTACGCCATTTGCCGAGGACTACTACATAAGCGACTACACCGAGTGCACGCTGGGGAAGGATGACTCGCCGGTGTCTGGGGTTTGCCCAGACAAGGTCTATGAGGACGGGAAGAATGATTCAGTCCTGGTGTATGGGCACCGCCGGGATGGAGTGTCCTTCGTGAGGTATGTGAGGAAGCTTGATTCTGACGATACCAAGTATGACGTGCCAGTGGGTGCCACGGATGAGATGGAGGTGCTTTGGGCCACTGGGAAGCTGCGGCCGCCGGACACGCTGCGGCAGCACTACCTCCCACAGAATCATGGGGGGCCAAAGGACACAACCTATGGGTTTGTCCGGTTGAATTTATCTGAGACAGTGGACAATTGCCTTGGACCATTGGATGCAGACAATAAGGAGGATCAGGAGAGGATCATCGCAGATCGGAAAACACCACTTCTGGTCACATCTGCTCCAGCAGTGCGCTACCCAAACCCACCAAACCCTGACAAGGTGATTTACATCAACAAGAAGGAGGCACCGCTGCTGAAGGTCGAGAGGGGTGTGCCAGTGAAGTTCTCAGTGCAGGCTGGGCATGATGTGGCACTCTATATCACTTCAGATCCAATTGGTGGGAATGCTACATTACGGAATAAAACTGAGGTCATATATGCTGGTGGGCCTGATGCTCATGGTGTACTAGCGACTCCAAAAGAGCTGGTTTGGCTGCCTGATCGGAATACACCTGATCTAGTCTATTATCAGTCACTGTATGAACAGAAGATGGGATGGAAGGTTCAAGTGGTTGATGGAGGCCTTAGCGACATGTATAATAACAGCGTTTTTTTAGATGATCAACAGGTTACTTTGTTTTGGAGTCTGTCAGCGGATTCTATATCTATTGCAGCTCGTGGCGAGAAGAAAAGTGGATACCTTGCTATTGGGTTTGGGAGTGGGATGGTGAATAGCTACACCTATGTTGCTTGGATTGGCAACGATGGGGTTGGGCGAGTAAAAACCTATTGGATTGATGGAAAGAGTGCAGCAGGTATCCACCCAACATCTGAGAATATCACATTTGTCCGATGTAAGTCAGAAAATGGCATTATTACATTTGAATTTACACGCCCTCTTAAACCTTCTTGTAGTGGAAAGGTAGAATGCAAGAACATCATTGATCCAACGACACCCCTTAAGGTTGTTTGGGCCATGGGTGCAAGCTGGTCAGGAGATGATCTGACAGACAATAACATGCATTCAGTCACAAGCAGCCGGCCTATACGAGTTTTGTTTTTGAGAGGTTCGGCTGAGGCAGAACAGGATTTGCGTCCTGTTCTGGCTGTTCATGGGTTTATGATGTTTGTTGCCTGGGGCATCTTGCTTCCTGGTGGGATAATGGCTGCCCGGTATTTGAAGAGCTTGAAAGGTGATGGCTGGTACCAAATACATGTCTATCTGCAGTATTCAGGAATTGCTATAATGTTCCTTGGTGTCCTTTTCGCTGCAGCCGAGCTCCGTGGCTTCTTTGTCAGCTCAGCGCATGTTAAGTTTGGTGTGCTGGCCCTATTATTGGCAGTTTTGCAGCCACTGAATGCTAAATTCAGGCCTAGTAAACCAGCTAATGGGGAGGTTCCATCTCGGAATCGAATCCTGTGGGAGTACCTGCATGTTATCACAGGCAGGTCGGCGATTGTTGTTGGAATCGTGGCACTTTTCACGGGAATGAAGCATTTAGGCCATAGGTATGACAGTGAGAATGTAGAGGAGCTGACTTGGGCCTTAATGCTGTGGGTGCTTTCAGTTATAGTTATTGTGCTGTGCTTGGAATACAAGGAGGTCAAACGAAGGAGCAGTGACAGAAGCGTCAGAGGGCATTGGGTATTAGGTAACACGGAGGAAGATGATTCAGTTGATCTTTTGCATCCTGACGGTACAGCCAGGAATTCAGAATCTAGTTCTTCTGGCGTGATGGAGGTGCAGCTTGAACCTCTCAATAGATGA